The genomic segment GCCTCTTCCGGCCGATCCTGATGGGGTCGTGGTCGGAGGCGGTGCCCTACGGGATCTTCCCGCATCTCGACTGGACCACGGCGTTTTCCATTCGCTACGGGAACCTCTACTACAACCCGTTCCACTGTCTTTCGATCGTGTTCCTTTACGGCTCGTGCCTGCTGTTCGCGATGCATGGCGCCACGATCCTGGCCGTCAGCCGGTTCGGCGGCGACCGGGAGCTGGAGCAGATCGTCGACCGGGGCACGGCCTCGGAGCGGGCCGCCCTCTTCTGGCGCTGGACCATGGGGTTCAACGCCACGATGGAAGGCATTCACCGCTGGGCGTGGTGGTTTGCCGTGCTGACGCCGATCACCGGCGGGATCGGGATCCTGCTGACCGGCACCGTGGTGGACAACTGGTTCATCTGGGCCCAGGAGCACAATTTCGCGCCCATGTATGACGGCTCTTACGGCTACGACAGTTACGGGTCTTACGAGGCCTTCATAGGGCAGGAGAACTGATCATGCTTCCTCAATGGTTCAACAAGTGGAATGAAGACAACCCCACCAACATCTACCGCCCGGCGATCCTTGTCGGCGTGGCGGGCGGGGCGGTTTTCGTGGCGACCATGCTGGTGGCGTTCGGGCAGCCCTATGCGACCGAGAGCCTGCAGACCGGGCCAAGGGGGACGGGGATGTCGGTGACCGAGTTCACCATGGATCTCGACACGCCCGACCCCTCGATCGAGGGGTTCCTGGCCACCACATCCGACCCGGTGCCACCTCAGGGCGGGGAAGAGACCGCCGGGGAGGCGCGTGAGAACGTGCCGCCGGGGCTGGAGGGGCTGACGGTCGAGAACTATGACCGCCTGCTCACCGCCATGCGGGCCTGGACGGGGATACCGGACCTCTTCGAGGATGCGGAGAGCTACCAGACCGCCGTGGGTCATATCATGGTCGGCATGACCCAGAACCTCAACGAGAACTGGGATGGCCATGTCAACGCGCAGAAACAGGTGGGCGTGACCTGCTACACCTGTCACCGCGGGCAGCCGGTGCCGAGCGACGTCTGGTTCCGGACGGTCAAGGACACCCCGGCCGCCGCCGGCTGGTCGGCCAGTCAGAACATGGTGACCGACGTGAGCCAGTCGACCTCGCTTCCGTCGGATGCGCTGGAGACCTACCTGCTCGATTACGGGGTGATCGGGGTGCATGACCTCGACAGCCGGGTGGCCGGTGTGCCGGGGCAGGATGGCTATCCGGGCATCCAGAATGCCGAGCGGACCTATGCGCTGATGAACTATATCGACAATGCGCTGGGGGTGAACTGTACCTTCTGTCACAACACGCGCGCCTTCTACGATGGCGGGCAGGTCACGTTGCAGTGGGGGACCGCGCAGCTTGGCATCCAGATGGTGCAGGAGCTGAACAACGAGTACCTCGTGTCGCTGGACGGGCTATTGCCGGAAGATCGGCTTGGCCCGGTGCATGGCGACGCGCCGAAGGCCGCGTGCAAGACCTGTCACAAGGGCTATCAACAGCCGCTTCAGGGCACCAACGTGATCCGGCAATGGCCGGAGCTGGCCACGACCTCGGGTGAGCCGGACTATGCCGCGTTCGAAGGGGCGGAGTCTGGTTCGGAGAGCGCGGAGGCCGAGGGGGCCGACGAGTCGGGATCCGAGGAGCAGGTGGCCGTAGAGGGCGATGCCGCCGAGGAAGGCGCCGCCGACGGCGAAGAGACCGAAGGCACCGCCACCGAATGACGAACGGGGCGGCCGGGCATTCCGGCCGCCTTGCCCATCGCGCCGCACGCG from the Roseovarius indicus genome contains:
- the pufC gene encoding photosynthetic reaction center cytochrome PufC, producing the protein MLPQWFNKWNEDNPTNIYRPAILVGVAGGAVFVATMLVAFGQPYATESLQTGPRGTGMSVTEFTMDLDTPDPSIEGFLATTSDPVPPQGGEETAGEARENVPPGLEGLTVENYDRLLTAMRAWTGIPDLFEDAESYQTAVGHIMVGMTQNLNENWDGHVNAQKQVGVTCYTCHRGQPVPSDVWFRTVKDTPAAAGWSASQNMVTDVSQSTSLPSDALETYLLDYGVIGVHDLDSRVAGVPGQDGYPGIQNAERTYALMNYIDNALGVNCTFCHNTRAFYDGGQVTLQWGTAQLGIQMVQELNNEYLVSLDGLLPEDRLGPVHGDAPKAACKTCHKGYQQPLQGTNVIRQWPELATTSGEPDYAAFEGAESGSESAEAEGADESGSEEQVAVEGDAAEEGAADGEETEGTATE
- the pufM gene encoding photosynthetic reaction center subunit M, producing the protein MADYQNIFTQVQVEGPPEWGMDNENNMAEERIGKPGFNRLIGWIGNAQLGPFYLGWTGMISIATGVLCLNIIGINMLAQVGWSIPEFLRQGFWLALEPPGPEYGLQMPPLNEGGWYIIASFLLLVSVCTWWLRTYLLAEQHKMGKHVAWAFASAIWLFLVLGLFRPILMGSWSEAVPYGIFPHLDWTTAFSIRYGNLYYNPFHCLSIVFLYGSCLLFAMHGATILAVSRFGGDRELEQIVDRGTASERAALFWRWTMGFNATMEGIHRWAWWFAVLTPITGGIGILLTGTVVDNWFIWAQEHNFAPMYDGSYGYDSYGSYEAFIGQEN